A single genomic interval of Electrophorus electricus isolate fEleEle1 chromosome 4, fEleEle1.pri, whole genome shotgun sequence harbors:
- the LOC113573996 gene encoding arrestin domain-containing protein 4 isoform X1, with protein sequence MMVDSVKTLRVLFDNDQGNGYSSGELVTGHVLIELSAHTKIKAVQLCAKGCARVSWFDGPRSQPCPFGLAAITTKLLFHAFEENQLVCLSKTLVEATGNDGLTLEAGHHQIPFELELPQRPLVSSFTGKYGYVCYLVKAILQRPFHRDQHVCRELPIISHVDVNSPQLVCPISENSEKMVGFWIFASGPVSLNVNIERKGYCNGQSILIYAQIENCCSRLVLPKAVIYQIQTYMACGKIIRYKQVVASVRGSPIPSGCCATWNGKKLKIPLVSPSILNSDILRVEYSLAVIVQIPGAKKLKVELPVIIGTTPCNAFGNESLSMVSQFSPVMNWLALSLPDPPEAPPNYADIVSEVEREQHVSTVPCSQQASELIAGAMSRLSTVKHTSLGLVPAVFSELESGAAAQDKAKVYILLWRDDNNVTRQLGTHTFQQPT encoded by the exons ATGATGGTCGACAGCGTGAAAACTTTGAGGGTACTTTTTGACAACGACCAAGGGAATGGGTACAGTTCTGGTGAGCTTGTAACGGGACATGTTTTGATAGAGCTTTCTGCtcacaccaaaataaaagcagttcAACTCTGTGCCAAAGGATGTGCCCGCGTTAGTTGGTTTGATGGACCACGAAGCCAGCCTTGTCCATTTGGACTTGCTGCAATCACGACTAAGCTGTTATTCCACGCTTTCGAGGAAAATCAGTTAGTCTGCCTGTCAAAAACACTTGTAGAAGCAACAG GTAATGATGGCCTCACACTAGAAGCAGGGCACCATCAGATACCCTTTGAACTAGAGTTGCCTCAAAG ACCCCTTGTTTCCTCTTTCACTGGAAAGTATGGCTATGTTTGCTATTTGGTGAAGGCTATCCTGCAGAGGCCATTCCATCGAGATCAGCATGTTTGCAGAGAACTTCCTATCATCAGTCATGTTGATGTCAATTCGCCACAACTGGTG TGTCCCATTTCAGAAAACAGTGAGAAAATGGTTGGCTTCTGGATCTTTGCCTCAGGTCCTGTCTCCCTAAATGTCAACATTGAAAGAAAAGGTTACTGCAATG GACAGTCAATTCTGATCTATGCACAGATTGAAAACTGCTGCTCTCGGTTGGTTCTGCCTAAAGCAGTTATTTACCAGATCCAGACCTACATGGCTTGTGGAAAGATTATAAGATACAAACAGGTGGTTGCCAGTGTGAGAGGCAGTCCTATCCCTTCTGGCTGCTGTGCCACATGGAATGGAAAAAAACTTAAGATACCTCTggtctctccctccatccttaATTCAGACATACTTAGAGTGGAATACTCTCTAGCA GTCATAGTTCAGATACCAGGTGCCAAGAAGCTGAAGGTGGAGCTTCCTGTCATAATTGGCACTACCCCTTGCAATGCCTTTGGGAATGAAAGCCTTAGCATGGTCAGTCAGTTCAGTCCAGTCATGAACTGGCTGGCCCTCTCCCTCCCAGATCCACCCGAAG CTCCTCCGAACTATGCTGATATTGTGTCAGAAGTGGAGAGGGAACAGCATGTTTCCACTGTCCCCTGCTCTCAGCAGGCCTCTGAACTG ATAGCTGGGGCAATGAGCCGACTATCAACTGTCAAGCACACATCACTGGGTTTGGTTCCAGCTGTTTTTAGTGAACTTGAAAGTGGAGCTGCAGCCCAGGACAAAGCCAAAGTCTATATCCTGCTTTGGAG GGATGACAATAATGTCACACGCCAGCTCGGCACACATACATTTCAGCAGCCGACCTAA
- the LOC113573996 gene encoding arrestin domain-containing protein 4 isoform X2, translating to MMVDSVKTLRVLFDNDQGNGYSSGCARVSWFDGPRSQPCPFGLAAITTKLLFHAFEENQLVCLSKTLVEATGNDGLTLEAGHHQIPFELELPQRPLVSSFTGKYGYVCYLVKAILQRPFHRDQHVCRELPIISHVDVNSPQLVCPISENSEKMVGFWIFASGPVSLNVNIERKGYCNGQSILIYAQIENCCSRLVLPKAVIYQIQTYMACGKIIRYKQVVASVRGSPIPSGCCATWNGKKLKIPLVSPSILNSDILRVEYSLAVIVQIPGAKKLKVELPVIIGTTPCNAFGNESLSMVSQFSPVMNWLALSLPDPPEAPPNYADIVSEVEREQHVSTVPCSQQASELIAGAMSRLSTVKHTSLGLVPAVFSELESGAAAQDKAKVYILLWSSVRSELSSSSWKRLNGASMSLKVGDED from the exons ATGATGGTCGACAGCGTGAAAACTTTGAGGGTACTTTTTGACAACGACCAAGGGAATGGGTACAGTTCTG GATGTGCCCGCGTTAGTTGGTTTGATGGACCACGAAGCCAGCCTTGTCCATTTGGACTTGCTGCAATCACGACTAAGCTGTTATTCCACGCTTTCGAGGAAAATCAGTTAGTCTGCCTGTCAAAAACACTTGTAGAAGCAACAG GTAATGATGGCCTCACACTAGAAGCAGGGCACCATCAGATACCCTTTGAACTAGAGTTGCCTCAAAG ACCCCTTGTTTCCTCTTTCACTGGAAAGTATGGCTATGTTTGCTATTTGGTGAAGGCTATCCTGCAGAGGCCATTCCATCGAGATCAGCATGTTTGCAGAGAACTTCCTATCATCAGTCATGTTGATGTCAATTCGCCACAACTGGTG TGTCCCATTTCAGAAAACAGTGAGAAAATGGTTGGCTTCTGGATCTTTGCCTCAGGTCCTGTCTCCCTAAATGTCAACATTGAAAGAAAAGGTTACTGCAATG GACAGTCAATTCTGATCTATGCACAGATTGAAAACTGCTGCTCTCGGTTGGTTCTGCCTAAAGCAGTTATTTACCAGATCCAGACCTACATGGCTTGTGGAAAGATTATAAGATACAAACAGGTGGTTGCCAGTGTGAGAGGCAGTCCTATCCCTTCTGGCTGCTGTGCCACATGGAATGGAAAAAAACTTAAGATACCTCTggtctctccctccatccttaATTCAGACATACTTAGAGTGGAATACTCTCTAGCA GTCATAGTTCAGATACCAGGTGCCAAGAAGCTGAAGGTGGAGCTTCCTGTCATAATTGGCACTACCCCTTGCAATGCCTTTGGGAATGAAAGCCTTAGCATGGTCAGTCAGTTCAGTCCAGTCATGAACTGGCTGGCCCTCTCCCTCCCAGATCCACCCGAAG CTCCTCCGAACTATGCTGATATTGTGTCAGAAGTGGAGAGGGAACAGCATGTTTCCACTGTCCCCTGCTCTCAGCAGGCCTCTGAACTG ATAGCTGGGGCAATGAGCCGACTATCAACTGTCAAGCACACATCACTGGGTTTGGTTCCAGCTGTTTTTAGTGAACTTGAAAGTGGAGCTGCAGCCCAGGACAAAGCCAAAGTCTATATCCTGCTTTGGAG
- the LOC113573996 gene encoding arrestin domain-containing protein 4 isoform X3 encodes MMVDSVKTLRVLFDNDQGNGYSSGELVTGHVLIELSAHTKIKAVQLCAKGCARVSWFDGPRSQPCPFGLAAITTKLLFHAFEENQLVCLSKTLVEATGNDGLTLEAGHHQIPFELELPQRPLVSSFTGKYGYVCYLVKAILQRPFHRDQHVCRELPIISHVDVNSPQLVCPISENSEKMVGFWIFASGPVSLNVNIERKGYCNGQSILIYAQIENCCSRLVLPKAVIYQIQTYMACGKIIRYKQVVASVRGSPIPSGCCATWNGKKLKIPLVSPSILNSDILRVEYSLAVIVQIPGAKKLKVELPVIIGTTPCNAFGNESLSMVSQFSPVMNWLALSLPDPPEAPPNYADIVSEVEREQHVSTVPCSQQASELEDMLTVGDKRASFYGSLCSI; translated from the exons ATGATGGTCGACAGCGTGAAAACTTTGAGGGTACTTTTTGACAACGACCAAGGGAATGGGTACAGTTCTGGTGAGCTTGTAACGGGACATGTTTTGATAGAGCTTTCTGCtcacaccaaaataaaagcagttcAACTCTGTGCCAAAGGATGTGCCCGCGTTAGTTGGTTTGATGGACCACGAAGCCAGCCTTGTCCATTTGGACTTGCTGCAATCACGACTAAGCTGTTATTCCACGCTTTCGAGGAAAATCAGTTAGTCTGCCTGTCAAAAACACTTGTAGAAGCAACAG GTAATGATGGCCTCACACTAGAAGCAGGGCACCATCAGATACCCTTTGAACTAGAGTTGCCTCAAAG ACCCCTTGTTTCCTCTTTCACTGGAAAGTATGGCTATGTTTGCTATTTGGTGAAGGCTATCCTGCAGAGGCCATTCCATCGAGATCAGCATGTTTGCAGAGAACTTCCTATCATCAGTCATGTTGATGTCAATTCGCCACAACTGGTG TGTCCCATTTCAGAAAACAGTGAGAAAATGGTTGGCTTCTGGATCTTTGCCTCAGGTCCTGTCTCCCTAAATGTCAACATTGAAAGAAAAGGTTACTGCAATG GACAGTCAATTCTGATCTATGCACAGATTGAAAACTGCTGCTCTCGGTTGGTTCTGCCTAAAGCAGTTATTTACCAGATCCAGACCTACATGGCTTGTGGAAAGATTATAAGATACAAACAGGTGGTTGCCAGTGTGAGAGGCAGTCCTATCCCTTCTGGCTGCTGTGCCACATGGAATGGAAAAAAACTTAAGATACCTCTggtctctccctccatccttaATTCAGACATACTTAGAGTGGAATACTCTCTAGCA GTCATAGTTCAGATACCAGGTGCCAAGAAGCTGAAGGTGGAGCTTCCTGTCATAATTGGCACTACCCCTTGCAATGCCTTTGGGAATGAAAGCCTTAGCATGGTCAGTCAGTTCAGTCCAGTCATGAACTGGCTGGCCCTCTCCCTCCCAGATCCACCCGAAG CTCCTCCGAACTATGCTGATATTGTGTCAGAAGTGGAGAGGGAACAGCATGTTTCCACTGTCCCCTGCTCTCAGCAGGCCTCTGAACTG GAGGACATGCTTACAGTGGGAGACAAAAGAGCTTCTTTCTATGGATCCTTGTGCAGTATCTAA